One region of Ictalurus furcatus strain D&B chromosome 17, Billie_1.0, whole genome shotgun sequence genomic DNA includes:
- the auts2b gene encoding autism susceptibility gene 2 protein isoform X3, whose protein sequence is MFSPTAALAPPPLLTGNALAVPSSSPAGPYTEQDLLRQELNSRFLASQNVDRGTPLAAPSYLRTEFHQHQHQHTHQHTHQHTFSPFPHPAILPGPVAPLFDKYPPKVDSFHRHNLLQSYPSVMPGMSPMVPPTGIFSSLQGAFQPKASNLHDVVPGPGAMPRPLVQKESRLLDSACPTPKKPGKWCAMHVHIAWQVYHHQQKIKKQMQNEPHKLDFGLKPEFLSRPSGSGLLGMIQQPRDLPRPSTIFSSAGPTHPSVSPYGYLPHPHTNLHTPPSHHDPLSKAPAFGGLGILSSTAFGGLGNPTITPSSAHGSKDSKAAPSSAGPQEPWNRLQQTPSSFPTPPAWPQPPELERVTDKRDFALNKEEHERDTKEKLNARHLSPANTSPQHHKQTVQPSRDTPEPKDKDRARERVQPLEPPTQSGEMEDQKHKDSQQEKKEKTAKGDQRPTEEKATSEDTLSPQQQRIRVERRGSDGSQWEPDAKRSRLEAEHAKSVHVKVKEERRENRDSPETKPPSKVLEKPAQDRRTPGMQPLPMSSIPVPLGMTGFPHGLERTRLMTPLVGMSPLSGAERFPYSHQHWDPIRSMSRGLDISQKDHVTKELLLRGDPLQRVYPREPLLHPLALEQQQRCQLEERHRLALLREESERSRLLALHHHATLETQLAHPGLLPAPYAGPLFPRLALPHAAHYGTLSKALPPAGYIHAPPPPLLHGMPMRPPSPRRTTPLADRNVEAP, encoded by the exons ATGTTTTCTCCAACTGCAGCCTtggctcctcctcctctcctgacAGGAAATGCTCTAGCCGTGCCCAGTTCGTCTCCTGCAGGTCCCTACACAG AGCAGGACCTGCTGCGCCAAGAGCTGAACTCGCGCTTCCTGGCCTCCCAGAACGTGGATAGAGGAACTCCTCTGGCTGCTCCGTCGTACCTACGCACCGAGTTCCACCAGCACCAgcaccagcacacacaccaacacacacaccagcacacgTTCTCCCCTTTCCCTCATCCGGCCATCCTGCCAGGCCCTGTAGCACCCCTG TTTGACAAATACCCACCAAAGGTTGACTCCTTTCACAGGCACAAC TTACTTCAATCGTATCCATCAGTAATGCCGGGAATGTCTCCCATGGTGCCCCCAACAGGGATCTTCAGCTCTCTGCAGGGAGCCTTCCAGCCCAAG GCCTCCAACCTACACGATGTGGTTCCTGGACCGGGAGCAATGCCTCGTCCGCTCGTACAGAAGGAATCCAGA CTGTTGGACTCGGCGTGTCCGACACCAAAG AAGCCTGGGAAATGGTGTGCGATGCATGTTCACATTGCATGGCAGGTGTACCACCATCAGCAGAAAATAAAG AAGCAGATGCAAAATGAGCCACACAAGCTAGACTTTGGGTTGAAGCCAGAGTTCCTGAGTCGACCTTCTGGTTCAGGCCTCCTAGGAATGATCCAGCAGCCGCGTGACTTACCCCGCCCTTCCACCATCTTCTCCAGTGCTG GTCCCACACACCCTTCAGTCTCTCCCTATGGATACTTACCCCATCCTCACACCAATCTCCACACACCCCCCTCTCATCATG ACCCTCTGAGTAAGGCACCAGCGTTTGGAGGCTTAGGAATACTGAGCTCCACAGCGTTCGGAGGGCTTGGAAATCCCACAATAA CACCAAGCTCTGCACATGGCAGTAAAGACAGTAAAGCAGCTCCATCTTCAGCAGGACCTCAGGAGCCCTGGAACAGGCTCCAGCAGACACCGTCCTCTTTCCCTACACCCCCTGCTTGGCCCCAGCCCCCTGAACTGGAAAGAGTAACAGACAAGAGAGACTTTGCGCTTAACAAAGAAGAGCACGAAAG AGACACGAAAGAGAAGTTAAACGCGAGGCATCTGTCACCTGCTAACACAAGCCCACAGCATCATAAGCAGACAGTACAGCCTTCTAGAGACACTCCTGAGCCAAAAGACAAGGACCGAGCCAGAGAACGAGTACAACCCCTGGAACCCCCCACACAGAGCGGAGAGATGGAGGATCAGAAGCACAAGGACAGTCAGcaagagaagaaggagaaaaccGCTAAGGGTGACCAACGTCCTACAGAGGAGAAGGCTACTTCTGAGGACACGTTGTCCCCACAGCAACAAAGGATTCGAGTTGAGAGACGCGGTAGTGACGGATCACAGTGGGAGCCGGATGCAAAGAGGAGTAGACTGGAAGCTGAGCACGCAAAGAGTGTCCATGTTAAAgtaaaggaggagaggagagagaatcGGGACTCTCCTGAAACCAAACCACCTTCTAAAGTCTTGGAGAAACCAGCGCAGGACCGAAGAACCCCGGGAATGCAGCCTTTGCCCATGTCATCCATTCCTGTGCCTCTAGGAATGACAGGATTTCCACATGGCCTGGAAAGGACTCGCTTAATGACACCGCTCGTTGGGATGAGCCCACTGTCTGGTGCCGAGCGATTTCCATACTCTCACCAACATTGGGATCCAATTCGGAGCATGAGCCGTGGTCTGGACATATCTCAGAAAGACCACGTTACCAAGGAGCTGCTGCTGAGGGGCGACCCGCTGCAGCGTGTTTATCCACGCGAACCGCTCCTCCACCCGCTGGCGCTGGAACAGCAGCAGAGGTGCCAGCTGGAGGAGCGCCATCGCCTGGCACTGCTACGTGAGGAGAGCGAGAGGAGCCGACTGCTggcactgcaccaccatgccaccctcgAGACCCAGCTGGCACATCCCGGCCTCCTGCCCGCACCCTACGCCGGCCCGCTGTTCCCGCGCCTGGCACTGCCTCACGCTGCACACTACGGCACTCTGAGCAAGGCTCTGCCTCCTGCAGGCTACATCCATGCCCCTCCACCCCCCCTACTGCATGGAATGCCCATGCGGCCCCCTTCTCCCAGACGGACTACGCCACTGGCGGACAGAAATGTCGAGGCGCCATGA
- the auts2b gene encoding autism susceptibility gene 2 protein isoform X1: protein MFSPTAALAPPPLLTGNALAVPSSSPAGPYTEQDLLRQELNSRFLASQNVDRGTPLAAPSYLRTEFHQHQHQHTHQHTHQHTFSPFPHPAILPGPVAPLVRTTTRRFDKYPPKVDSFHRHNLLQSYPSVMPGMSPMVPPTGIFSSLQGAFQPKASNLHDVVPGPGAMPRPLVQKESRLLDSACPTPKKPGKWCAMHVHIAWQVYHHQQKIKKQMQNEPHKLDFGLKPEFLSRPSGSGLLGMIQQPRDLPRPSTIFSSAGPTHPSVSPYGYLPHPHTNLHTPPSHHDPLSKAPAFGGLGILSSTAFGGLGNPTITPSSAHGSKDSKAAPSSAGPQEPWNRLQQTPSSFPTPPAWPQPPELERVTDKRDFALNKEEHERDTKEKLNARHLSPANTSPQHHKQTVQPSRDTPEPKDKDRARERVQPLEPPTQSGEMEDQKHKDSQQEKKEKTAKGDQRPTEEKATSEDTLSPQQQRIRVERRGSDGSQWEPDAKRSRLEAEHAKSVHVKVKEERRENRDSPETKPPSKVLEKPAQDRRTPGMQPLPMSSIPVPLGMTGFPHGLERTRLMTPLVGMSPLSGAERFPYSHQHWDPIRSMSRGLDISQKDHVTKELLLRGDPLQRVYPREPLLHPLALEQQQRCQLEERHRLALLREESERSRLLALHHHATLETQLAHPGLLPAPYAGPLFPRLALPHAAHYGTLSKALPPAGYIHAPPPPLLHGMPMRPPSPRRTTPLADRNVEAP, encoded by the exons ATGTTTTCTCCAACTGCAGCCTtggctcctcctcctctcctgacAGGAAATGCTCTAGCCGTGCCCAGTTCGTCTCCTGCAGGTCCCTACACAG AGCAGGACCTGCTGCGCCAAGAGCTGAACTCGCGCTTCCTGGCCTCCCAGAACGTGGATAGAGGAACTCCTCTGGCTGCTCCGTCGTACCTACGCACCGAGTTCCACCAGCACCAgcaccagcacacacaccaacacacacaccagcacacgTTCTCCCCTTTCCCTCATCCGGCCATCCTGCCAGGCCCTGTAGCACCCCTGGTGCGTACCACCACCAGACGT TTTGACAAATACCCACCAAAGGTTGACTCCTTTCACAGGCACAAC TTACTTCAATCGTATCCATCAGTAATGCCGGGAATGTCTCCCATGGTGCCCCCAACAGGGATCTTCAGCTCTCTGCAGGGAGCCTTCCAGCCCAAG GCCTCCAACCTACACGATGTGGTTCCTGGACCGGGAGCAATGCCTCGTCCGCTCGTACAGAAGGAATCCAGA CTGTTGGACTCGGCGTGTCCGACACCAAAG AAGCCTGGGAAATGGTGTGCGATGCATGTTCACATTGCATGGCAGGTGTACCACCATCAGCAGAAAATAAAG AAGCAGATGCAAAATGAGCCACACAAGCTAGACTTTGGGTTGAAGCCAGAGTTCCTGAGTCGACCTTCTGGTTCAGGCCTCCTAGGAATGATCCAGCAGCCGCGTGACTTACCCCGCCCTTCCACCATCTTCTCCAGTGCTG GTCCCACACACCCTTCAGTCTCTCCCTATGGATACTTACCCCATCCTCACACCAATCTCCACACACCCCCCTCTCATCATG ACCCTCTGAGTAAGGCACCAGCGTTTGGAGGCTTAGGAATACTGAGCTCCACAGCGTTCGGAGGGCTTGGAAATCCCACAATAA CACCAAGCTCTGCACATGGCAGTAAAGACAGTAAAGCAGCTCCATCTTCAGCAGGACCTCAGGAGCCCTGGAACAGGCTCCAGCAGACACCGTCCTCTTTCCCTACACCCCCTGCTTGGCCCCAGCCCCCTGAACTGGAAAGAGTAACAGACAAGAGAGACTTTGCGCTTAACAAAGAAGAGCACGAAAG AGACACGAAAGAGAAGTTAAACGCGAGGCATCTGTCACCTGCTAACACAAGCCCACAGCATCATAAGCAGACAGTACAGCCTTCTAGAGACACTCCTGAGCCAAAAGACAAGGACCGAGCCAGAGAACGAGTACAACCCCTGGAACCCCCCACACAGAGCGGAGAGATGGAGGATCAGAAGCACAAGGACAGTCAGcaagagaagaaggagaaaaccGCTAAGGGTGACCAACGTCCTACAGAGGAGAAGGCTACTTCTGAGGACACGTTGTCCCCACAGCAACAAAGGATTCGAGTTGAGAGACGCGGTAGTGACGGATCACAGTGGGAGCCGGATGCAAAGAGGAGTAGACTGGAAGCTGAGCACGCAAAGAGTGTCCATGTTAAAgtaaaggaggagaggagagagaatcGGGACTCTCCTGAAACCAAACCACCTTCTAAAGTCTTGGAGAAACCAGCGCAGGACCGAAGAACCCCGGGAATGCAGCCTTTGCCCATGTCATCCATTCCTGTGCCTCTAGGAATGACAGGATTTCCACATGGCCTGGAAAGGACTCGCTTAATGACACCGCTCGTTGGGATGAGCCCACTGTCTGGTGCCGAGCGATTTCCATACTCTCACCAACATTGGGATCCAATTCGGAGCATGAGCCGTGGTCTGGACATATCTCAGAAAGACCACGTTACCAAGGAGCTGCTGCTGAGGGGCGACCCGCTGCAGCGTGTTTATCCACGCGAACCGCTCCTCCACCCGCTGGCGCTGGAACAGCAGCAGAGGTGCCAGCTGGAGGAGCGCCATCGCCTGGCACTGCTACGTGAGGAGAGCGAGAGGAGCCGACTGCTggcactgcaccaccatgccaccctcgAGACCCAGCTGGCACATCCCGGCCTCCTGCCCGCACCCTACGCCGGCCCGCTGTTCCCGCGCCTGGCACTGCCTCACGCTGCACACTACGGCACTCTGAGCAAGGCTCTGCCTCCTGCAGGCTACATCCATGCCCCTCCACCCCCCCTACTGCATGGAATGCCCATGCGGCCCCCTTCTCCCAGACGGACTACGCCACTGGCGGACAGAAATGTCGAGGCGCCATGA
- the zgc:112083 gene encoding histone H4 transcription factor isoform X4: protein MGSPNELIAHAHFHNFHSKLKFIGTQLLQSHPELPSCTQDLHSNNLITDISEGFACQWEHCDSSFNNPEWFYRHVDMHAHCTELQPLPDQQQALFCGWKGCDAFFKIKYRLREHLRSHTQERLVACPTCGCMFSSNTKFFDHIQRQAEPEDSLTCAHCDKGFANERLLRDHVRQHVNHIKCPLCDMTCTSLSTLKIHIKFRHCDERPFPCDFCESSFKNQHDLRKHMETHNEGAAYHCAVEGCGYSSRMAHTMKQHYKRVHEQGNMVSRYKCHLCEKNFSWCYTLTLHLRKKHQLKWPSGHSRFRYKEDEDGYLRLNMVRFETVEVTEELIKNMAEKRTPRKLSGSSAKRPALQAESMHDVPTPSPYPSSSSSSDITLLANDDDGAVKDRGSVYCILSTVTEMNRDQENTADSGMESGAVRALAAVARGLGMDVV from the exons ATGGGAAGTCCTAATGAGCTCATTGCCCATGCGCACTTCCATAATTTCCACAGCAAACTAAAGTTCATCGGGACTCAGTTGCTCCAGTCCCACCCTGAGCTTCCCAGCTGCACGCAGGACCTGCACAGCAACAACCTGATCACAGACATCTCTGAAGGATTCGCGTGTCAGTGGGAACACTGTGAC AGTTCTTTTAACAATCCCGAGTGGTTTTACCGCCATGTGGACATGCATGCACACTGCACAGAGTTACAACCGCTCCCTGATCAACAGCAGGCTCTCTTCTGCGGCTGGAAAG GCTGTGATGCCTTCTTTAAGATCAAGTATCGGCTGCGTGAGCACCTGCGCAGTCACACACAGGAGCGTCTGGTGGCCTGCCCAACCTGCGGCTGCATGTTCTCCAGCAACACTAAGTTCTTTGatcacattcagagacaggccGAGCCAGAGG ATTCGCTTACATGTGCCCATTGTGACAAAGGCTTTGCTAATGAGAGACTGCTGAGAGACCACGTTCGGCAGCACG TGAATCACATAAAGTGCCCACTCTGTGACATGACGTGTACGTCCCTCTCCACCCTGAAGATCCACATCAAATTCCGCCACTGTGACGAGCGCCCGTTCCCCTGTGACTTCTGCGAGAGCAG CTTCAAGAATCAGCATGATCTGCGGAAGCACATGGAGACCCACAACGAAGGAGCAGCTTACCACTGCGCCGTGGAGGGTTGCGGTTACTCTTCTCGCATGGCTCACACCATGAAACAACATTATAAAAGAGTACACGAG CAGGGGAACATGGTGTCCAGGTATAAATGTCATCTGTGTGAGAAGAACTTTTCCTGGTGTTACACCCTGACCCTTCATCTGAGAAAGAAACATCAGCTCAAATGGCCATCGGGACATTCCCGCTTCAG GTATAAAGAAGATGAGGACGGCTACCTGCGCCTGAACATGGTTCGCTTTGAGACTGTTGAGGTAACAGAAGAGCTGATCAAGAACATGGCAGAAAAACGCACCCCTCGCAAGCTCTCAGGCTCGAGTGCTAAGAGACCAGCGCTACAAGCAGAGAGCATGCATGATGTTCCCACACCATCTCCTTAcccctcttcttcctcctcctctgacATTACGCTGCTTGCGAATGACGACGACGGTGCGGTAAAGGACAGAGGAtcagtgtactgtatactgAGCACAGTGACCGAGATGAACAGGGATCAAGAGAACACGGCAGACTCTGGGATGGAGTCGGGGGCAGTGAGAGCGCTGGCTGCTGTAGCTCGAGGGCTCGGTATGGATGTTGTGTGA
- the auts2b gene encoding autism susceptibility gene 2 protein isoform X2: MFSPTAALAPPPLLTGNALAVPSSSPAGPYTEQDLLRQELNSRFLASQNVDRGTPLAAPSYLRTEFHQHQHQHTHQHTHQHTFSPFPHPAILPGPVAPLVRTTTRRFDKYPPKVDSFHRHNLLQSYPSVMPGMSPMVPPTGIFSSLQGAFQPKASNLHDVVPGPGAMPRPLVQKESRLLDSACPTPKKPGKWCAMHVHIAWQVYHHQQKIKQMQNEPHKLDFGLKPEFLSRPSGSGLLGMIQQPRDLPRPSTIFSSAGPTHPSVSPYGYLPHPHTNLHTPPSHHDPLSKAPAFGGLGILSSTAFGGLGNPTITPSSAHGSKDSKAAPSSAGPQEPWNRLQQTPSSFPTPPAWPQPPELERVTDKRDFALNKEEHERDTKEKLNARHLSPANTSPQHHKQTVQPSRDTPEPKDKDRARERVQPLEPPTQSGEMEDQKHKDSQQEKKEKTAKGDQRPTEEKATSEDTLSPQQQRIRVERRGSDGSQWEPDAKRSRLEAEHAKSVHVKVKEERRENRDSPETKPPSKVLEKPAQDRRTPGMQPLPMSSIPVPLGMTGFPHGLERTRLMTPLVGMSPLSGAERFPYSHQHWDPIRSMSRGLDISQKDHVTKELLLRGDPLQRVYPREPLLHPLALEQQQRCQLEERHRLALLREESERSRLLALHHHATLETQLAHPGLLPAPYAGPLFPRLALPHAAHYGTLSKALPPAGYIHAPPPPLLHGMPMRPPSPRRTTPLADRNVEAP, encoded by the exons ATGTTTTCTCCAACTGCAGCCTtggctcctcctcctctcctgacAGGAAATGCTCTAGCCGTGCCCAGTTCGTCTCCTGCAGGTCCCTACACAG AGCAGGACCTGCTGCGCCAAGAGCTGAACTCGCGCTTCCTGGCCTCCCAGAACGTGGATAGAGGAACTCCTCTGGCTGCTCCGTCGTACCTACGCACCGAGTTCCACCAGCACCAgcaccagcacacacaccaacacacacaccagcacacgTTCTCCCCTTTCCCTCATCCGGCCATCCTGCCAGGCCCTGTAGCACCCCTGGTGCGTACCACCACCAGACGT TTTGACAAATACCCACCAAAGGTTGACTCCTTTCACAGGCACAAC TTACTTCAATCGTATCCATCAGTAATGCCGGGAATGTCTCCCATGGTGCCCCCAACAGGGATCTTCAGCTCTCTGCAGGGAGCCTTCCAGCCCAAG GCCTCCAACCTACACGATGTGGTTCCTGGACCGGGAGCAATGCCTCGTCCGCTCGTACAGAAGGAATCCAGA CTGTTGGACTCGGCGTGTCCGACACCAAAG AAGCCTGGGAAATGGTGTGCGATGCATGTTCACATTGCATGGCAGGTGTACCACCATCAGCAGAAAATAAAG CAGATGCAAAATGAGCCACACAAGCTAGACTTTGGGTTGAAGCCAGAGTTCCTGAGTCGACCTTCTGGTTCAGGCCTCCTAGGAATGATCCAGCAGCCGCGTGACTTACCCCGCCCTTCCACCATCTTCTCCAGTGCTG GTCCCACACACCCTTCAGTCTCTCCCTATGGATACTTACCCCATCCTCACACCAATCTCCACACACCCCCCTCTCATCATG ACCCTCTGAGTAAGGCACCAGCGTTTGGAGGCTTAGGAATACTGAGCTCCACAGCGTTCGGAGGGCTTGGAAATCCCACAATAA CACCAAGCTCTGCACATGGCAGTAAAGACAGTAAAGCAGCTCCATCTTCAGCAGGACCTCAGGAGCCCTGGAACAGGCTCCAGCAGACACCGTCCTCTTTCCCTACACCCCCTGCTTGGCCCCAGCCCCCTGAACTGGAAAGAGTAACAGACAAGAGAGACTTTGCGCTTAACAAAGAAGAGCACGAAAG AGACACGAAAGAGAAGTTAAACGCGAGGCATCTGTCACCTGCTAACACAAGCCCACAGCATCATAAGCAGACAGTACAGCCTTCTAGAGACACTCCTGAGCCAAAAGACAAGGACCGAGCCAGAGAACGAGTACAACCCCTGGAACCCCCCACACAGAGCGGAGAGATGGAGGATCAGAAGCACAAGGACAGTCAGcaagagaagaaggagaaaaccGCTAAGGGTGACCAACGTCCTACAGAGGAGAAGGCTACTTCTGAGGACACGTTGTCCCCACAGCAACAAAGGATTCGAGTTGAGAGACGCGGTAGTGACGGATCACAGTGGGAGCCGGATGCAAAGAGGAGTAGACTGGAAGCTGAGCACGCAAAGAGTGTCCATGTTAAAgtaaaggaggagaggagagagaatcGGGACTCTCCTGAAACCAAACCACCTTCTAAAGTCTTGGAGAAACCAGCGCAGGACCGAAGAACCCCGGGAATGCAGCCTTTGCCCATGTCATCCATTCCTGTGCCTCTAGGAATGACAGGATTTCCACATGGCCTGGAAAGGACTCGCTTAATGACACCGCTCGTTGGGATGAGCCCACTGTCTGGTGCCGAGCGATTTCCATACTCTCACCAACATTGGGATCCAATTCGGAGCATGAGCCGTGGTCTGGACATATCTCAGAAAGACCACGTTACCAAGGAGCTGCTGCTGAGGGGCGACCCGCTGCAGCGTGTTTATCCACGCGAACCGCTCCTCCACCCGCTGGCGCTGGAACAGCAGCAGAGGTGCCAGCTGGAGGAGCGCCATCGCCTGGCACTGCTACGTGAGGAGAGCGAGAGGAGCCGACTGCTggcactgcaccaccatgccaccctcgAGACCCAGCTGGCACATCCCGGCCTCCTGCCCGCACCCTACGCCGGCCCGCTGTTCCCGCGCCTGGCACTGCCTCACGCTGCACACTACGGCACTCTGAGCAAGGCTCTGCCTCCTGCAGGCTACATCCATGCCCCTCCACCCCCCCTACTGCATGGAATGCCCATGCGGCCCCCTTCTCCCAGACGGACTACGCCACTGGCGGACAGAAATGTCGAGGCGCCATGA
- the zgc:112083 gene encoding histone H4 transcription factor isoform X3, translating to MAMKRNLSNMMITCEWASCTFKGKSMEELSDHMSSHLKEHLGDGDTMEELDDYQCLWQGCEFLAMGSPNELIAHAHFHNFHSKLKFIGTQLLQSHPELPSCTQDLHSNNLITDISEGFACQWEHCDSSFNNPEWFYRHVDMHAHCTELQPLPDQQQALFCGWKGCDAFFKIKYRLREHLRSHTQERLVACPTCGCMFSSNTKFFDHIQRQAEPEDSLTCAHCDKGFANERLLRDHVRQHVNHIKCPLCDMTCTSLSTLKIHIKFRHCDERPFPCDFCESSFKNQHDLRKHMETHNEGAAYHCAVEGCGYSSRMAHTMKQHYKRVHEQGNMVSRYKCHLCEKNFSWCYTLTLHLRKKHQLKWPSGHSRFRYKEDEDGYLRLNMVRFETVEVTEELIKNMAEKRTPRKLSGSSAKRPALQAESMHDVPTPSPYPSSSSSSDITLLANDDDGAVKDRGSVYCILSTVTEMNRDQENTADSGMESGAVRALAAVARGLGMDVV from the exons atGATTATCAGTGTCTGTGGCAGGGCTGTGAGTTCCTGGCTATGGGAAGTCCTAATGAGCTCATTGCCCATGCGCACTTCCATAATTTCCACAGCAAACTAAAGTTCATCGGGACTCAGTTGCTCCAGTCCCACCCTGAGCTTCCCAGCTGCACGCAGGACCTGCACAGCAACAACCTGATCACAGACATCTCTGAAGGATTCGCGTGTCAGTGGGAACACTGTGAC AGTTCTTTTAACAATCCCGAGTGGTTTTACCGCCATGTGGACATGCATGCACACTGCACAGAGTTACAACCGCTCCCTGATCAACAGCAGGCTCTCTTCTGCGGCTGGAAAG GCTGTGATGCCTTCTTTAAGATCAAGTATCGGCTGCGTGAGCACCTGCGCAGTCACACACAGGAGCGTCTGGTGGCCTGCCCAACCTGCGGCTGCATGTTCTCCAGCAACACTAAGTTCTTTGatcacattcagagacaggccGAGCCAGAGG ATTCGCTTACATGTGCCCATTGTGACAAAGGCTTTGCTAATGAGAGACTGCTGAGAGACCACGTTCGGCAGCACG TGAATCACATAAAGTGCCCACTCTGTGACATGACGTGTACGTCCCTCTCCACCCTGAAGATCCACATCAAATTCCGCCACTGTGACGAGCGCCCGTTCCCCTGTGACTTCTGCGAGAGCAG CTTCAAGAATCAGCATGATCTGCGGAAGCACATGGAGACCCACAACGAAGGAGCAGCTTACCACTGCGCCGTGGAGGGTTGCGGTTACTCTTCTCGCATGGCTCACACCATGAAACAACATTATAAAAGAGTACACGAG CAGGGGAACATGGTGTCCAGGTATAAATGTCATCTGTGTGAGAAGAACTTTTCCTGGTGTTACACCCTGACCCTTCATCTGAGAAAGAAACATCAGCTCAAATGGCCATCGGGACATTCCCGCTTCAG GTATAAAGAAGATGAGGACGGCTACCTGCGCCTGAACATGGTTCGCTTTGAGACTGTTGAGGTAACAGAAGAGCTGATCAAGAACATGGCAGAAAAACGCACCCCTCGCAAGCTCTCAGGCTCGAGTGCTAAGAGACCAGCGCTACAAGCAGAGAGCATGCATGATGTTCCCACACCATCTCCTTAcccctcttcttcctcctcctctgacATTACGCTGCTTGCGAATGACGACGACGGTGCGGTAAAGGACAGAGGAtcagtgtactgtatactgAGCACAGTGACCGAGATGAACAGGGATCAAGAGAACACGGCAGACTCTGGGATGGAGTCGGGGGCAGTGAGAGCGCTGGCTGCTGTAGCTCGAGGGCTCGGTATGGATGTTGTGTGA